GTCGCCCGCGTTCATCCAGCTCTTCGACCAGACTTCGATACTTAGACCGAAGCCAGCACACAATGGTCTCGTCTCTCATCCCTGCTCTTGTGCAGAGGCTCTCCACTCCGGTCAATCACTATTGCGGTAAGTTGTTTCCTGCCACCGCCTTAGTGCCAGCCAACGCCATAAAGTTACCATTCCTCGGCAGACATGCTCCTGCCTGACGCAACTCCTGGGTAATAAGGGACGCTAATGCCCGTAACCCTTGTTGCGCTTCGGTCTGTGCGCCAGCATTCTGCCGCGTCGCGACTGCCGTCTGAAAAAACCCAGTGATCGTGGTCATCATGAAGCTCGTGATCAACAAGACAACGAGAAGCTCAATGAGCGTATAGCCCCTGGGTTTCTTACGAAGGCGTAACGCTTGAGAAAATGCTTTTGGCAACATAATTTTTCGCAACTCCCTTATGGTTCCACGCAACGGTCACCGTTAACGTCGTCATGTTCGTCGCCGGCGTGTTCTGCTGCACTGTCCAGCTGGTTGTGTACCCAACGCCTTTCTTGGTGACAGGCGGCGCAGAGTTAGAGGCTAAGTCGGTGTAGTTCATTGTTCGCAGGTCCTCTAATTTGTCCTGCGCCAAGGCAATTGCCTCTGACGATTGAGAATTTAATGACACCAATTGCGTATGGTTCACCATCAACATCGCCACAGCTAAGGAGCTAATCGCGAAGATGACCATACCGACAAGGACTTCGATCAAGGTAAATCCGCTCTGTGATAACTTCATGTCATGACTCCTGCACTTGCCCTGATGGCCACACTTCGAGGGTCTCCGTTCCGCCGCCGATCACTGTGAGTGGAATATAGACAACGCTTGGTACGACCCCCGCAACAGTCGAATGCAGCAAACCACGCGTGTTGAATTCGATCTGCTTACCGATGGCACCACTGCCAATCGATACGGGTGGGGACAGTGTCATTGGCTGTGTAGGGTAGGAAGAGTCGGGAGTCCAAATACCATCTCCATCAGGGTCCTGCATCCGTTGGATGGTGTACGCTTGCGCGCCCGTGATCGTGACCCGGAAATGGGCCCCGTGCCGACTCGAATTCGCCCGTGCAATGCGGAGTGCACCTTGAAGCTCCTCCGACGCCAGAGGTAAACTCGCCGCCTTGCGATTGACAGCTGGCGTTGCCACGATAAGCATCGTGCCGATGACTCCCACAACCACGAGCAGTTCCATAATGGTAAAGCCGGCGTTCCCGCGTTTCATGCGACACCTCCCAAAACGCAAGAGTCCGGGTACGAACACGTCGTTCGTCCCGGACTCTGTTTGCCAATCTCGCCGTCACCGCGGCTCAGCACGGTCGCAGACGAGTCGGAGCCTTCAGCTACTGCAGCAACGGTGCCGAAGTCTTCTCGCCTTCCGCGAAGTGAAGGAGAAGTGAGGAATTCCCCTCCCTTGAAGGGAATGGTCCGATATGGACTCGAAGAAGAAATCTCTTGGTGTTTCATATTCACAGTATGTAGGTGTGTCGTGCGACTTCTGACCGCCCTACAGACGTTGCAGTTATCAGGTTAGGCATGTTCGTTACGCTTCGTTTTACATGTGTACATTCAGGAGCCAACTGTCACATCGTCAGTACCGAAGGACATATCGTTCTCAGTGTTACAACCGTTGCACCTTCCCCGAAGGAAGAATCTCGATCACCGTTGACTGCTCAGTCTGAGAGTCCGTCAGTTTCACTGTGACTGGTAGTGCTGTCCCGTCTTGTGAGGTTGCAGAACCAGTCCACGTGCATCAAACTCAATAGCAGTATCGGCAGCAGCAGCAATTGCCACAGTTGGCGGTAACGACACACGCCAGGCAGGGATTTTCTCATCGGGTTCCCAAGTCCCATTGCCATCATGATCTTGGAGCTGTGCGATCGCATAGGCGTTGGCCTCAAAGGTCACACGAAAATGCGCGCCTCGACTGGCCGCGCCAGCTCGTGCAAGTCGTAAGTGGTCAACAAGGCTGCGCGTCGCTGTTGGTAGCATGATCGCGCGACTGTTCAGGGTCGGAATGAGGAGCGCCACTAATAGCGCGATAATGCCAGCCGCCACCGCGATATCTATCGCTCGATATGGTCGCTTGGGTACCGGTGCTGTCGTCATAACAGCAGCCTGGTCGGAATAACGGGAAAAAAGCGGCAGTAACGAGGGGCTGACTGAAGAAGGAGAGGAGTGCAATGGTGACATAATCGGTATCTCCCAGTGTCACCCGTGCAGATCCACAGCCTTTACAAGAAGCTGTGTTCGCCCGGTAGCCCTGCTGCCGTATCCAACATGATCATTGGACGTAGGCCAGTGGCTTTGCGTCCCGCACTTTCACGCGGTTTGCCTTTGTCGGTTTCCTTATCAATGCGGAGCAAAACCAATGCCAGGTCACTCTTGAAGCATTCTCATAGGTTAGCTCTGCACTTCCTGTTACAAAATTACCAAATCACTCACATTTCGACAAAATTTTGCCTCCTTTTTCCTATTGCTGCGCTATCGATAAAATCGAGTGAACATGCGCTGCTGAATGAGGTCTGCCATCGGGGTCAGCGGTGGCAACAACTTCACGTTATTGAAGCTCGCATCATAATCCCAGTTGCGTTGGGGAGGGTCATAAACAATGCTGCCTTTGCCACGGAAGGCACCAGTTTCAAACTGCGGTGTCCCGAGGCTGACAAACGAGCCAGCATAGGTCAGTGGTCGCGCGGTTCCACCGGGTTCCCAACTCTCGAAAAATCGGGGAAAGTTTTCCAACCCACCACCATAGGTTCCAGCAACAGAGAGGGTGGTATTGGTCAGAAAAGCCGCATTGATGCCAAACGTGTCTGCCGGGGCAAAGCTGGTGCAAGGCACCGTGGCACACAACAGGCCAGTCCCCTGAACGAAATACCCATCGACGAGTGACATCACGCGTACCGGCGCCCGACCCTGCGGAGTTTTGCGGTCATTGTTGTAGTGTCGCTCAGAAGGGAGTGTGGGATTGGTCCAGACTGGCACCTCCCATGCTTGCGAAAGGATACTGATCGTGTCCCCCATCACCGCCGCCGGCAGCTTGGTCGTCAGTGTCATCGTCGGGTAGTAATTGTAGTTCCCTTGGACATGAATTGCCTGATCACTCACGACGGTAAGACCAGTAGGATCATCCGGGTTCGGGCGCGGAAAGGTAGTGCCTCTGGTATTCAGGTTCGCAGAGTCGAAGATGCGGGTCCCGTAACGACGATTCGCCGGAGGTGGTGTGGTCGTCGAGTCGGCGGCTTGCACCGAGAGAAAGAAAACCAAACCACCATGCGTCGTGGTTGCGGGTGTCAACTCCAAAGGAAAAAGCGGCGCACCATTGGCTTCGTTCCAGTCAATGAGGGCACGAATATTGACATTGAGCAACAGCATCCATGCCGCTTCGCGCCAGTTGTAGAATCCACCGCGACGGTAATCGTTATCCGCATACCACGATGTCACAGGAAGCGTGCCTGCCCCAACAGTTGCGTCCCATCCGCCGAGTGAGGACACATTGCAGAAATCTGGACGCCAGGCAGGGCGGGTTCCTCCATTCGGCGGGCAGACGTCGTCATTACGATCGTTACTCGACACGACGCTATCACCGTTTGTGTCCACCTGCCCATCACCGTTTGTGCCTTCTCCAACACGTCGATAGACACGTGCGGCAGCAGCGAAATGCGGCGCATAGTTGTTGGGATTGCTTGGGTCGGTAGCCGCAGTGAAATCAGGCGGTCCAGGCATCGGCGAGTTAGTGCCGAGCACTGGGGAGGAGGTCGGAATATCATTGTAAAAGATCGCACCACGCCGCTCGCACATAAACTGCCATAATGCGTTGGTTCGGGCGACGCTTCGGCTGCCGTCGACGTTTTGCACTTCGATGGCATAGAGACCGTTGACGCCGGCACTACTGGGCGCTGCCTGTCCACAGAAATTCGTTATGCGCGTGGCCGTGGTATTCAGCACAATACGCAGATCGGCATTCTGCCAAAACATCCCGCCAGCGACTCCTCCATCGCCACGCGTCAGGGTCACTGGCCCAGGCACTTGTAGCGGCGCAGCGTTGGCTTGTAGCGACCCGAGAAATGAGGCGCGCGTCACGTCATCGACAATTGTTGGTCCGACTCCGCTACATGAGAGCACCAACGGATCAAGGTCAGGCGTGGGTGCAACCGTGTCTTCTTGCTTATCGATCGTGACCGTACCGATGCAGTCGTTGGCCAACCCGCCACGATAGATATCGCCTGCGGCTGAGATCTGGACAAACGGATTGTCTGGCGGTGAATTGGGTGGCGCACGTCGATCACCGATAGTGAGCGTACTCCAGGTATTGAGGTAGAGATCACCGTTGGTGTGGATGCGCCCGCTGACATTCATGGGTGGGGCGTTCTGTACCTCGAGTGTCTGTTCATAGAACGCCATGAACTGAAAGATAGGAACCGAGTTGATTGTAAACTGCGCACCCAGCGTCGCTTCTGGATCGTTCGCGACATTTTTTGCAGTTGACGTTACGGTATACTCGGACGGGATGGTGTAGAGCCCAGCAAACGGTTGTCCAATCGGGATTAATACAGGTGGCCCCGGCGTTTTGCCTATAACCGGTGCGACGACATATGCTACTGTTCGTTGCTGCCCGCTAGAGTCAATCGTAAACGATTCGGTATACGTCGTTCCGGGAGGAGTTTGGTTGTCAAAATAGAGACGCACTTCGGCCATTGCGCTGTTGAGCCCAGCTTCAGCAGCATAAAATCCAGCCCGCTCTCGTGCTGCTCCACCTCGTAATGCCGTATCTGCGCGAATGTTAAGTGTATACGCTGCTGCCAGGACGCTCAGAAAACCCATCAATGCAAGGACCGTCACCAAGGCGATACCGGTCTGCGAGCGCATAACCAGTCGCGGTATGAAACTATGTGAGATCAAGTGCAACTTCGACACGTGGCGGATCCTCTACTGATAGAATCGCGTAAACATTTGCTGCTGTAAAAGATTGACCATCGGTGTCAGCGGTGGCAGCAGGCGATTATCGTTAAAGCTGGCATCGTAGTCCCAATTGCGAATGGGTGCGTTGTAAATGTTGTACGGATTCTCTCCCGCTCCTCCCCACGGGCCGGTCGCATAAACAGGCGCGCCGAGGCTGACAAACGAGCCACGATAATTCAGAGCGGCCTGACCATCAGGACGAAATGACCAATCTTCGTGGAAACGCGGAAAGTTGTGTAACCCACCATTCGACTCTCCCGGAACCGGCGTATCCATGCCGGAAATGAAGGCGGCATTGATACCCATTGGGTTCCCGGTTGTTAGGCTGGTACATGGAGGTGTCACGCAGTTGAGTGTTCCGACACCAGCAACGTAGCTGTAGTATCTATCCGAGCGCGGGACGACCCGAGTGACGGAAAGCGTCCCGCCACTCTTGCGATCATTATTGTATTGCTCCTCTGGCGGACCGTTGGGCTGGCGAATCCCAGGGACTTCCCAGCCTTGAGACAAGACGTTGACAGAGTCGCCCATGATCGCGGCGGGAATTTTCGTCGCCAGGGTCATGGTTGGATAATAGTTATAGTTGCCAAGCACGTAGATGGCCTGATCGCTCGCCAGCGACAGTCCCGTTGGATCAGCAGGCAGTGGGCGCGGGAACGTTCCACCGTTGGTATTGAGATTCGCCGAATCAAGCACTCGCACGCCATAGCGTCGATCACTTGGCGGCGGTGTCGTCGTGGAGTTGTCCGCTTGCACCGACAGGAAGAACACGAGCCCGCCATCAGTCGTATCGCTCGGGTCAAACAATGGCGTTCCATTGGTCTCGTTCCAGTCGATCAGGGCACGAATGTTCACGTTGAGCATCATGACCCACTCATTCTCTCGCCGATTGTAGAAACCACCACGCCGATAATCGTTATCAGCAAACCATGAGGTTGAGAGCGTATTTTTCACCAGCGCGCGATCGGCGAAAATGTTCCCGTTGCCAGCTCCCGTCCACTCACCATATTTCAGATTACAGTAGTCGGGACGCCACGCCGGTCGTGGACCAATCGCTCCCCCCACCCACACCGGGCAAATGTCAAAGTTCAGATCATTGCCCGATATCGTTGTGTCACCGTTAGTGTCGACCGCCCCATCACCATTGGTATCTTCACCTGCGCGACGGTAGACGCTTGCAGCAGAACTAAAGTGTGGCTTATAGTTTTGCGGATTGCTCGGATCCCTATTAGCCCCAGAGTTACTCGTATTGACCGTCGGCAATGGCCAGCTCGTCGGGAGCTTGTCGGGAAGGTCATTGTAAAAA
Above is a window of Deltaproteobacteria bacterium DNA encoding:
- a CDS encoding prepilin-type N-terminal cleavage/methylation domain-containing protein, translated to MLPKAFSQALRLRKKPRGYTLIELLVVLLITSFMMTTITGFFQTAVATRQNAGAQTEAQQGLRALASLITQELRQAGACLPRNGNFMALAGTKAVAGNNLPQ
- a CDS encoding type II secretion system protein, producing MKLSQSGFTLIEVLVGMVIFAISSLAVAMLMVNHTQLVSLNSQSSEAIALAQDKLEDLRTMNYTDLASNSAPPVTKKGVGYTTSWTVQQNTPATNMTTLTVTVAWNHKGVAKNYVAKSIFSSVTPS